In Portunus trituberculatus isolate SZX2019 chromosome 46, ASM1759143v1, whole genome shotgun sequence, a single window of DNA contains:
- the LOC123519898 gene encoding uncharacterized protein LOC123519898 — protein MFTFLLIVRVPYIHCCLLPLLIVISSTSVLVSLISWRDIISEYVSPGCLLMLAFPIMKKLMFLPVTPLLRTLLTVLLNTLIITSRVSLNVMFAAPLLITLTLVMGKAVPVQSIMSMADSDVKGREMPEGSEPEWKNWFAAMMERMDKMSSEIKQEASDIKQETSAIVMRMDLMREEMLTAIGEARQFTVEHSKRLRQDLTEEFKEELVAVRQQCEGRTGVAESVVGSRPCPEVVDTGSGKTVIGEEVVAVQDLPVADRQLCGVTGHSTTPRGPVMCTIMVGGVEKLPAFVADMEEPCLVGLDSLVQSAASVDSGRMQMQVYEEMLPLILEDAAEQVESPVTSSDVKDERLELHC, from the coding sequence atgtttacttttttgttgataGTCAGAGTGCCTTATATTCATTGTTGTCTCCTTCCCCTGCTGATTGTGATCTCGTCAACAAGTGTCTTGGTGTCATTGATCTCTTGGAGAGATATAATCTCAGAGTATGTTTCACCTGGGTGCCTTCTCATGTTGGCATTTCCCATAATGAAAAAGCTGATGTTCTTGCCCGTCACTCCCTTACTGAGGACATTGCTGACTGTCCTGTTGAACACACTTATAATAACATCAAGGGTCAGCTTAAACGTCATGTTTGCAGCACCATTGCTCATAACCTTGACACTTGTTATGGGAAAGGCAGTCCCAGTTCAGTCCATTATGTCAATGGCAGACTCAGACGTGAAGGGCAGAGAGATGCCGGAAGGCAGTGAGCCAGAGTGGAAAAACTGGTTCGCTGCGATGATGGAGCGGATGGACAAAATGTCAagtgaaataaaacaggaagcaAGTGACATAAAACAGGAAACAAGTGCGATAGTAATGCGAATGGACCTGATGAGAGAGGAGATGCTAACTGCAATCGGGGAGGCAAGACAATTCACTGTGGAACACAGCAAGAGGCTGCGCCAGGACCTGACGGAAGAGTTCAAGGAGGAACTGGTAGCAGTGAGACAACAGTGTGAGGGACGCACTGGAGTCGCTGAGAGCGTGGTGGGCAGCCGCCCGTGTCCTGAGGTGGTGGACACTGGTTCGGGGAAGACCGTCATCGGGGAAGAAGTTGTGGCAGTGCAAGACCTCCCTGTGGCAGACAGGCAGCTTTGTGGCGTGACTGGACACAGTACGACGCCACGAGGCCCTGTGATGTGTACGATCATGGTGGGTGGCGTGGAGAAGCTACCAGCATTCGTGGCCGACATGGAGGAACCCTGTCTGGTGGGGCTGGACTCCCTGGTTCAGAGTGCAGCGTCTGTGGACTCTGGAAGGATGCAGATGCAGGTATATGAGGAAATGTTACCGCTGATCCTGGAGGACGCTGCTGAACAGGTCGAGAGCCCCGTGACAAGTTCAGATGTCAAGGACGAGAGGCTGGAGCTGCACTGCTGA